The Zalophus californianus isolate mZalCal1 chromosome X, mZalCal1.pri.v2, whole genome shotgun sequence genome window below encodes:
- the SCML1 gene encoding sex comb on midleg-like protein 1 isoform X5, translated as MSSASSEVDVIRTRIPAYDDDNTVLYAYEPNTAYVNNQESVMSDASYNEEQQKTVTDVLTHCQVIYDAIQNLDKKFDVIHGKVSKIHRFRVKSLWQNRKHLGYAYRNYNYLLSRKIRFQKMRKKEPPSSFSYPESYSPTMPVERPANDSPINPVGTPYHSEEGSPERDPESLLQEQEPNLSQSPTLPSMYSPHSFQPYFTPDDPVQGSSSMPCYSSPGAHSTHNIFSPTRAAATVSGSMLGQGEPSPAHNLEVTTYPTLMENKGLGRTASSLCMPPNFATSSPIGTDPRILKQNFSDDPSTWSVDEVIQFLKHIDPQTLTPIADLFRQHDIDGKALLLLNSDMMMKYMGLKLGTAVKLCHYIDRLKEEKFFNN; from the exons ATGTCTAGCGCCTCCAGTGAAGTTGATGTG ATAAGAACACGAATACCTGCTTATGATGATGATAACACTGTTCTTTATGCATATGAACCAAACACTGCATATGTCAATAAT caggAAAGCGTGATGTCTGACGCATCCTACAAcgaagaacaacaaaaaacagttacGGATGTCCTCACTCATTGTCAG GTCATCTATGATGCTATTCAAAATCTGGATAAGAAATTTGATGTCATTCATGGAAAAGTTTCAAAAATCCACCGTTTTCGTGTGAAATCATTGTGGCAGAATCGC AAGCACCTTGGATATGCCTACAGAAATTATAATTACCTGCTTTCCAGAAAGATCAGATtccagaaaatgaggaaaaaggaGCCTCCTTCTTCATTCTCTTACCCTGAAAGTTATAGCCCAACTATGCCGGTGGAGAGGCCAGCAAATGATTCCCCGATCAACCCGGTAGGAACACCCTACCATTCAGAAGAGGGGTCCCCAGAACGGGATCCGGAGTCACTCCTCCAGGAGCAGGAGCCAAATCTGAGCCAGAGTCCGACACTTCCCTCCATGTATTCTCCACATTCATTTCAGCCATATTTCACACCTGATGATCCAGTGCAGGGCTCCTCTTCCATGCCCTGCTATTCCAGCCCAGGGGCCCACAGCACCCACAATATCTTCTCACCTACCCGAGCTGCTGCAACAGTATCTGGATCCATGCTGGGTCAAGGTGAGCCCAGTCCGGCACATAACCTGGAGGTGACGACTTACCCAACTCTAATGGAAAATAAGGGCCTCGGCCGTACTGCCTCATCTCTTTGTATGCCGCCCAACTTTG CTACAAGTTCACCAATTGGAACTGACCCAAGGATCCTAAAACAAAACTTCTCTGATGACCCTTCAACCTGGTCCGTGGATGAAGTGATCCAGTTTCTGAAACATATAGATCCTCAGACACTCACCCCCATCGCTGACCTTTTCAGGCAACAT GACATTGACGGGAAGGCTCTGCTACTCCTCAACAGTGACATGATGATGAAGTACATGGGGCTGAAGCTGGGGACAGCTGTGAAGTTGTGCCACTACATTGATaggcttaaagaagaaaaattctttaaCAACTGA
- the SCML1 gene encoding sex comb on midleg-like protein 1 isoform X4 has translation MCCFSGVGGLPPLGDQAVPQINPPASLNIIRPNSEEVECCCCTKKMSSASSEVDVIRTRIPAYDDDNTVLYAYEPNTAYVNNQESVMSDASYNEEQQKTVTDVLTHCQVIYDAIQNLDKKFDVIHGKVSKIHRFRVKSLWQNRKHLGYAYRNYNYLLSRKIRFQKMRKKEPPSSFSYPESYSPTMPVERPANDSPINPPYFTPDDPVQGSSSMPCYSSPGAHSTHNIFSPTRAAATVSGSMLGQGEPSPAHNLEVTTYPTLMENKGLGRTASSLCMPPNFATSSPIGTDPRILKQNFSDDPSTWSVDEVIQFLKHIDPQTLTPIADLFRQHDIDGKALLLLNSDMMMKYMGLKLGTAVKLCHYIDRLKEEKFFNN, from the exons ATGTGTTGTTTTTCAGGAGTAGGTGGTTTACCACCCCTAGGTGACCAAGCAGTTCCACAAATAAACCCTCCAGCAAGCTTAAATATAATTAGGCCCAACTCTGAGGAGGTGGAGTGCTGCTGTTGCACAAAAAAGATGTCTAGCGCCTCCAGTGAAGTTGATGTG ATAAGAACACGAATACCTGCTTATGATGATGATAACACTGTTCTTTATGCATATGAACCAAACACTGCATATGTCAATAAT caggAAAGCGTGATGTCTGACGCATCCTACAAcgaagaacaacaaaaaacagttacGGATGTCCTCACTCATTGTCAG GTCATCTATGATGCTATTCAAAATCTGGATAAGAAATTTGATGTCATTCATGGAAAAGTTTCAAAAATCCACCGTTTTCGTGTGAAATCATTGTGGCAGAATCGC AAGCACCTTGGATATGCCTACAGAAATTATAATTACCTGCTTTCCAGAAAGATCAGATtccagaaaatgaggaaaaaggaGCCTCCTTCTTCATTCTCTTACCCTGAAAGTTATAGCCCAACTATGCCGGTGGAGAGGCCAGCAAATGATTCCCCGATCAACCCG CCATATTTCACACCTGATGATCCAGTGCAGGGCTCCTCTTCCATGCCCTGCTATTCCAGCCCAGGGGCCCACAGCACCCACAATATCTTCTCACCTACCCGAGCTGCTGCAACAGTATCTGGATCCATGCTGGGTCAAGGTGAGCCCAGTCCGGCACATAACCTGGAGGTGACGACTTACCCAACTCTAATGGAAAATAAGGGCCTCGGCCGTACTGCCTCATCTCTTTGTATGCCGCCCAACTTTG CTACAAGTTCACCAATTGGAACTGACCCAAGGATCCTAAAACAAAACTTCTCTGATGACCCTTCAACCTGGTCCGTGGATGAAGTGATCCAGTTTCTGAAACATATAGATCCTCAGACACTCACCCCCATCGCTGACCTTTTCAGGCAACAT GACATTGACGGGAAGGCTCTGCTACTCCTCAACAGTGACATGATGATGAAGTACATGGGGCTGAAGCTGGGGACAGCTGTGAAGTTGTGCCACTACATTGATaggcttaaagaagaaaaattctttaaCAACTGA
- the SCML1 gene encoding sex comb on midleg-like protein 1 isoform X1, giving the protein MCCFSGVGGLPPLGDQAVPQINPPASLNIIRPNSEEVECCCCTKKMSSASSEVDVIRTRIPAYDDDNTVLYAYEPNTAYVNNQESVMSDASYNEEQQKTVTDVLTHCQVIYDAIQNLDKKFDVIHGKVSKIHRFRVKSLWQNRKHLGYAYRNYNYLLSRKIRFQKMRKKEPPSSFSYPESYSPTMPVERPANDSPINPVGTPYHSEEGSPERDPESLLQEQEPNLSQSPTLPSMYSPHSFQPYFTPDDPVQGSSSMPCYSSPGAHSTHNIFSPTRAAATVSGSMLGQGEPSPAHNLEVTTYPTLMENKGLGRTASSLCMPPNFATSSPIGTDPRILKQNFSDDPSTWSVDEVIQFLKHIDPQTLTPIADLFRQHDIDGKALLLLNSDMMMKYMGLKLGTAVKLCHYIDRLKEEKFFNN; this is encoded by the exons ATGTGTTGTTTTTCAGGAGTAGGTGGTTTACCACCCCTAGGTGACCAAGCAGTTCCACAAATAAACCCTCCAGCAAGCTTAAATATAATTAGGCCCAACTCTGAGGAGGTGGAGTGCTGCTGTTGCACAAAAAAGATGTCTAGCGCCTCCAGTGAAGTTGATGTG ATAAGAACACGAATACCTGCTTATGATGATGATAACACTGTTCTTTATGCATATGAACCAAACACTGCATATGTCAATAAT caggAAAGCGTGATGTCTGACGCATCCTACAAcgaagaacaacaaaaaacagttacGGATGTCCTCACTCATTGTCAG GTCATCTATGATGCTATTCAAAATCTGGATAAGAAATTTGATGTCATTCATGGAAAAGTTTCAAAAATCCACCGTTTTCGTGTGAAATCATTGTGGCAGAATCGC AAGCACCTTGGATATGCCTACAGAAATTATAATTACCTGCTTTCCAGAAAGATCAGATtccagaaaatgaggaaaaaggaGCCTCCTTCTTCATTCTCTTACCCTGAAAGTTATAGCCCAACTATGCCGGTGGAGAGGCCAGCAAATGATTCCCCGATCAACCCGGTAGGAACACCCTACCATTCAGAAGAGGGGTCCCCAGAACGGGATCCGGAGTCACTCCTCCAGGAGCAGGAGCCAAATCTGAGCCAGAGTCCGACACTTCCCTCCATGTATTCTCCACATTCATTTCAGCCATATTTCACACCTGATGATCCAGTGCAGGGCTCCTCTTCCATGCCCTGCTATTCCAGCCCAGGGGCCCACAGCACCCACAATATCTTCTCACCTACCCGAGCTGCTGCAACAGTATCTGGATCCATGCTGGGTCAAGGTGAGCCCAGTCCGGCACATAACCTGGAGGTGACGACTTACCCAACTCTAATGGAAAATAAGGGCCTCGGCCGTACTGCCTCATCTCTTTGTATGCCGCCCAACTTTG CTACAAGTTCACCAATTGGAACTGACCCAAGGATCCTAAAACAAAACTTCTCTGATGACCCTTCAACCTGGTCCGTGGATGAAGTGATCCAGTTTCTGAAACATATAGATCCTCAGACACTCACCCCCATCGCTGACCTTTTCAGGCAACAT GACATTGACGGGAAGGCTCTGCTACTCCTCAACAGTGACATGATGATGAAGTACATGGGGCTGAAGCTGGGGACAGCTGTGAAGTTGTGCCACTACATTGATaggcttaaagaagaaaaattctttaaCAACTGA
- the SCML1 gene encoding sex comb on midleg-like protein 1 isoform X3, translated as MCCFSGVGGLPPLGDQAVPQINPPASLNIIRPNSEEVECCCCTKKMSSASSEVDVQESVMSDASYNEEQQKTVTDVLTHCQVIYDAIQNLDKKFDVIHGKVSKIHRFRVKSLWQNRKHLGYAYRNYNYLLSRKIRFQKMRKKEPPSSFSYPESYSPTMPVERPANDSPINPVGTPYHSEEGSPERDPESLLQEQEPNLSQSPTLPSMYSPHSFQPYFTPDDPVQGSSSMPCYSSPGAHSTHNIFSPTRAAATVSGSMLGQGEPSPAHNLEVTTYPTLMENKGLGRTASSLCMPPNFATSSPIGTDPRILKQNFSDDPSTWSVDEVIQFLKHIDPQTLTPIADLFRQHDIDGKALLLLNSDMMMKYMGLKLGTAVKLCHYIDRLKEEKFFNN; from the exons ATGTGTTGTTTTTCAGGAGTAGGTGGTTTACCACCCCTAGGTGACCAAGCAGTTCCACAAATAAACCCTCCAGCAAGCTTAAATATAATTAGGCCCAACTCTGAGGAGGTGGAGTGCTGCTGTTGCACAAAAAAGATGTCTAGCGCCTCCAGTGAAGTTGATGTG caggAAAGCGTGATGTCTGACGCATCCTACAAcgaagaacaacaaaaaacagttacGGATGTCCTCACTCATTGTCAG GTCATCTATGATGCTATTCAAAATCTGGATAAGAAATTTGATGTCATTCATGGAAAAGTTTCAAAAATCCACCGTTTTCGTGTGAAATCATTGTGGCAGAATCGC AAGCACCTTGGATATGCCTACAGAAATTATAATTACCTGCTTTCCAGAAAGATCAGATtccagaaaatgaggaaaaaggaGCCTCCTTCTTCATTCTCTTACCCTGAAAGTTATAGCCCAACTATGCCGGTGGAGAGGCCAGCAAATGATTCCCCGATCAACCCGGTAGGAACACCCTACCATTCAGAAGAGGGGTCCCCAGAACGGGATCCGGAGTCACTCCTCCAGGAGCAGGAGCCAAATCTGAGCCAGAGTCCGACACTTCCCTCCATGTATTCTCCACATTCATTTCAGCCATATTTCACACCTGATGATCCAGTGCAGGGCTCCTCTTCCATGCCCTGCTATTCCAGCCCAGGGGCCCACAGCACCCACAATATCTTCTCACCTACCCGAGCTGCTGCAACAGTATCTGGATCCATGCTGGGTCAAGGTGAGCCCAGTCCGGCACATAACCTGGAGGTGACGACTTACCCAACTCTAATGGAAAATAAGGGCCTCGGCCGTACTGCCTCATCTCTTTGTATGCCGCCCAACTTTG CTACAAGTTCACCAATTGGAACTGACCCAAGGATCCTAAAACAAAACTTCTCTGATGACCCTTCAACCTGGTCCGTGGATGAAGTGATCCAGTTTCTGAAACATATAGATCCTCAGACACTCACCCCCATCGCTGACCTTTTCAGGCAACAT GACATTGACGGGAAGGCTCTGCTACTCCTCAACAGTGACATGATGATGAAGTACATGGGGCTGAAGCTGGGGACAGCTGTGAAGTTGTGCCACTACATTGATaggcttaaagaagaaaaattctttaaCAACTGA
- the SCML1 gene encoding sex comb on midleg-like protein 1 isoform X2 yields MCCFSGVGGLPPLGDQAVPQINPPASLNIIRPNSEEVECCCCTKKMSSASSEVDVIRTRIPAYDDDNTVLYAYEPNTAYVNNESVMSDASYNEEQQKTVTDVLTHCQVIYDAIQNLDKKFDVIHGKVSKIHRFRVKSLWQNRKHLGYAYRNYNYLLSRKIRFQKMRKKEPPSSFSYPESYSPTMPVERPANDSPINPVGTPYHSEEGSPERDPESLLQEQEPNLSQSPTLPSMYSPHSFQPYFTPDDPVQGSSSMPCYSSPGAHSTHNIFSPTRAAATVSGSMLGQGEPSPAHNLEVTTYPTLMENKGLGRTASSLCMPPNFATSSPIGTDPRILKQNFSDDPSTWSVDEVIQFLKHIDPQTLTPIADLFRQHDIDGKALLLLNSDMMMKYMGLKLGTAVKLCHYIDRLKEEKFFNN; encoded by the exons ATGTGTTGTTTTTCAGGAGTAGGTGGTTTACCACCCCTAGGTGACCAAGCAGTTCCACAAATAAACCCTCCAGCAAGCTTAAATATAATTAGGCCCAACTCTGAGGAGGTGGAGTGCTGCTGTTGCACAAAAAAGATGTCTAGCGCCTCCAGTGAAGTTGATGTG ATAAGAACACGAATACCTGCTTATGATGATGATAACACTGTTCTTTATGCATATGAACCAAACACTGCATATGTCAATAAT gAAAGCGTGATGTCTGACGCATCCTACAAcgaagaacaacaaaaaacagttacGGATGTCCTCACTCATTGTCAG GTCATCTATGATGCTATTCAAAATCTGGATAAGAAATTTGATGTCATTCATGGAAAAGTTTCAAAAATCCACCGTTTTCGTGTGAAATCATTGTGGCAGAATCGC AAGCACCTTGGATATGCCTACAGAAATTATAATTACCTGCTTTCCAGAAAGATCAGATtccagaaaatgaggaaaaaggaGCCTCCTTCTTCATTCTCTTACCCTGAAAGTTATAGCCCAACTATGCCGGTGGAGAGGCCAGCAAATGATTCCCCGATCAACCCGGTAGGAACACCCTACCATTCAGAAGAGGGGTCCCCAGAACGGGATCCGGAGTCACTCCTCCAGGAGCAGGAGCCAAATCTGAGCCAGAGTCCGACACTTCCCTCCATGTATTCTCCACATTCATTTCAGCCATATTTCACACCTGATGATCCAGTGCAGGGCTCCTCTTCCATGCCCTGCTATTCCAGCCCAGGGGCCCACAGCACCCACAATATCTTCTCACCTACCCGAGCTGCTGCAACAGTATCTGGATCCATGCTGGGTCAAGGTGAGCCCAGTCCGGCACATAACCTGGAGGTGACGACTTACCCAACTCTAATGGAAAATAAGGGCCTCGGCCGTACTGCCTCATCTCTTTGTATGCCGCCCAACTTTG CTACAAGTTCACCAATTGGAACTGACCCAAGGATCCTAAAACAAAACTTCTCTGATGACCCTTCAACCTGGTCCGTGGATGAAGTGATCCAGTTTCTGAAACATATAGATCCTCAGACACTCACCCCCATCGCTGACCTTTTCAGGCAACAT GACATTGACGGGAAGGCTCTGCTACTCCTCAACAGTGACATGATGATGAAGTACATGGGGCTGAAGCTGGGGACAGCTGTGAAGTTGTGCCACTACATTGATaggcttaaagaagaaaaattctttaaCAACTGA